AATTCTGGGTGTGCTGTTATTGTAAATGGACATTCAAGTGCTTTTATTCGCGTTTGTTTTTCTGAACCAGCTGCTATTGTGATTAATTTTTCTATACTGCGACCTTTTTTTTCTTGCTTTTGAATATACGCTTGATCAAATTCAAATTGAAAATCTGCCTCATCAAAACCAAAATTCTCACCTGTTAGGCTTTCATATTTAGCCATTAAGTTTTGCCTTATTAAAATAGGAAATCGCTCGTCATGAGCTCTTAGATAATGCTTTCGCCGCACACCATTTTCAACATTTTCTGAAATAGAAAGCGTTAGGGGCGACATCATAGAAAAAGACATTTTATTTTCAAAAATGGGTTCTGGAAGTGTTTCTATTAACTCTTTTTCAAAATAACTTTGCGCTATTCTAAATAGCCCATCCTGAAAAAGCCCCATCACTAAATTTTGAAGAAATTCTTCTTTTGGCGACGAAATCATAAAAAAAATATAATTCGAATAAGATATAATTTTCTCTTTATGTATTTCTTTTTTTGGAAATTGAATATTTGAAAAAGTAAAGTGCTTAAAATGAC
Above is a window of Chloroherpeton thalassium ATCC 35110 DNA encoding:
- the cas6 gene encoding CRISPR-associated endoribonuclease Cas6, translating into MRIKIVLKQRRKVEELPINTGYLIASSIYHTLSLASESYATDLHEIGYGKQGERRHFKHFTFSNIQFPKKEIHKEKIISYSNYIFFMISSPKEEFLQNLVMGLFQDGLFRIAQSYFEKELIETLPEPIFENKMSFSMMSPLTLSISENVENGVRRKHYLRAHDERFPILIRQNLMAKYESLTGENFGFDEADFQFEFDQAYIQKQEKKGRSIEKLITIAAGSEKQTRIKALECPFTITAHPELIKIGYECGFGDSNSMGFGMVKEMK